The Deltaproteobacteria bacterium genome includes a window with the following:
- a CDS encoding zinc ABC transporter substrate-binding protein gives MKKTILLILSIPFFSFARIQVATTTTDLAAIVRKVGQNQVDVFSIAKGTQDPHQIEAKPSFMVKLRSTDIVIAQGLELESAWIIPLIKGTRNPKLIAKNGLFELAPKLDPIEIPKGDVSRADGDVHPGGNPHFQLDPQRLGKAALLIATRFGEIDPTQKEFFLKNANSFQKEMTDKTKEWQLRIKNSGITEMVTYHKTLAYFCDRFEIKCEVQLEPKPGIPPTASHILSVIDQMKKRKINLVLIENLYEDTIGKKIKIDIPNAVVKRVPVAVEGDTGLPTNEHLIERLVVTIEGTH, from the coding sequence ATGAAAAAAACAATATTGTTAATTTTAAGCATTCCCTTTTTTTCATTTGCTAGAATCCAAGTGGCAACGACAACCACAGATCTTGCAGCCATTGTCAGAAAAGTAGGTCAAAACCAAGTGGATGTCTTCTCGATTGCCAAGGGCACCCAAGATCCTCACCAAATTGAGGCCAAGCCCTCATTTATGGTTAAACTAAGATCTACAGATATCGTCATCGCTCAAGGTCTTGAACTTGAATCGGCCTGGATCATTCCTCTCATTAAAGGGACTAGAAATCCAAAATTGATTGCAAAAAATGGACTTTTTGAATTGGCACCTAAACTTGATCCCATCGAAATTCCCAAGGGAGATGTCTCTCGCGCCGATGGTGATGTACATCCGGGGGGAAATCCACACTTTCAACTGGATCCCCAAAGACTCGGCAAAGCAGCTCTTTTGATAGCCACGAGATTTGGAGAAATAGATCCGACACAAAAGGAATTTTTTCTTAAAAATGCCAATTCCTTTCAAAAAGAAATGACGGATAAAACTAAGGAATGGCAATTGCGAATCAAAAATAGTGGCATCACTGAAATGGTGACTTATCATAAAACACTTGCCTACTTTTGTGATAGATTCGAAATCAAATGTGAAGTGCAGTTAGAACCAAAGCCTGGAATTCCACCTACAGCAAGTCATATTCTTTCCGTAATTGATCAAATGAAAAAACGAAAAATCAATTTGGTGCTTATCGAAAATCTTTATGAAGACACCATTGGAAAAAAAATAAAAATTGATATTCCAAACGCCGTTGTAAAACGAGTCCCTGTAGCCGTGGAAGGAGATACTGGATTACCAACAAACGAGCACCTTATTGAGCGATTGGTTGTAACGATTGAAGGAACTCACTAA
- a CDS encoding metal ABC transporter permease, which produces MQAIEFLAAPFALAILLVGIHAYLGLHVLKRDVIFVDISLSQVAALGSAVSLFFVHEGDGAALALTLSLTFCLATSFALALLRHHEKSVSQEALIGMTYALASGALILVADKLPHGSEHLKEALIGNILFVTWPQVLQTFSIYSVIGVIHWIFRKQFWQATYGKEGMFWWDFLFYFLFGIVITFSTRHAGVLVVFSILVAPASLAMRFFPGNNGKLASRLSLSWIFGTIGLGLAFLLSYNLDLPSGASIVCTLTSLFFLALLIRRKRFDGDS; this is translated from the coding sequence ATGCAGGCTATTGAGTTTCTAGCCGCCCCCTTCGCATTGGCAATCCTTTTGGTTGGCATTCACGCTTACTTGGGATTGCATGTGCTCAAGCGTGATGTGATCTTTGTCGACATTAGTCTTTCGCAAGTGGCCGCCCTGGGAAGCGCTGTGAGTTTGTTTTTTGTTCACGAGGGAGATGGCGCCGCTTTGGCGCTGACTCTCTCCCTCACTTTTTGTCTGGCAACATCCTTTGCATTGGCACTTTTGCGACACCATGAAAAATCGGTGTCACAAGAGGCCTTGATCGGAATGACCTATGCCTTAGCAAGTGGAGCGTTAATTTTAGTTGCCGACAAACTTCCCCACGGTTCAGAACATTTAAAGGAAGCGCTTATTGGGAATATTCTTTTTGTAACTTGGCCACAAGTACTTCAGACATTTTCGATCTATTCAGTGATTGGAGTTATTCATTGGATTTTTCGTAAGCAATTTTGGCAGGCCACTTATGGCAAAGAAGGAATGTTTTGGTGGGATTTTCTTTTCTATTTTCTGTTCGGAATTGTAATCACCTTTTCGACCAGGCATGCGGGCGTCCTCGTTGTGTTCTCAATTTTAGTGGCTCCAGCATCTCTTGCCATGAGATTTTTTCCGGGAAATAATGGAAAATTGGCATCACGGCTTAGTCTTTCTTGGATTTTTGGAACGATCGGACTCGGTTTGGCTTTCCTCCTCAGTTACAATTTGGATCTTCCTTCGGGAGCAAGCATTGTCTGCACTCTGACGAGCCTTTTTTTCCTGGCCCTTTTGATCAGAAGGAAACGGTTTGATGGAGATTCCTGA
- a CDS encoding FAD-binding oxidoreductase, which produces MNENLITCLNAIKHIVGDANVVDEEQKVFELSKDIIPSTEKSLAFVYPSDLSQLQNILSLANQYKIPVCPVSQGKNWGYGGKSPYQKDSIVLVLRHLNKIIEINVDLAYAVVEPGVTFRQLHKHLVENKIPLWIDCTDGPADGSVVGNSLERGIGETDYGDHFGNICGLEVMLPDGKMIRTGGGPINNFRSWNTYKWGLGPYIEGLFSQSNFGIVTKMGLWLRPIPEGFVSCVFELHHKEDFPLLINSIRKLQLDNLLVSKIHLINEVATKAVAIEDFMNPELTLDGYSYSSWSFAAGIYGLKNHVKVAQSEIRKVLSPLGRVEFIDEKKIKIIVGLTNLLKKWQKNRFLKSISQFFCKKIIGKPYTLLEILPHVHAIEKGYPSDFFVRHAYLKSKTPKPKEGFVNPVRDNCGLIWLGPMVPMLGLEVDHFLKTVEPLFKKYGFEMYVALMVGNARTAIVLLSIFYDKTNNTETNNASALYFEIGALTEKMGYQQYRTSTMYMDRIFSGAPEYKEFCQKLKNAIDPNGIMAPGKYGLS; this is translated from the coding sequence ATGAATGAAAATTTAATTACTTGTCTTAATGCAATTAAACATATCGTCGGTGATGCGAATGTTGTAGATGAAGAGCAAAAAGTATTCGAACTTTCAAAGGATATAATTCCATCAACTGAAAAGTCTTTGGCTTTTGTTTACCCTTCAGATTTGAGTCAATTGCAAAATATTTTAAGTTTAGCAAATCAATATAAAATTCCCGTGTGCCCCGTCTCTCAAGGGAAAAATTGGGGTTACGGAGGAAAAAGCCCCTATCAAAAAGATTCAATCGTTTTGGTATTAAGACATTTAAATAAAATAATTGAAATCAATGTCGATTTAGCCTATGCCGTTGTTGAACCTGGTGTTACCTTTAGACAACTTCATAAACACTTAGTTGAAAATAAGATTCCACTCTGGATAGATTGTACCGATGGTCCTGCAGACGGAAGCGTTGTAGGTAATTCGCTAGAACGTGGCATTGGGGAGACCGATTATGGTGATCACTTTGGAAATATTTGCGGCTTAGAGGTGATGCTGCCTGACGGGAAAATGATAAGAACAGGTGGCGGTCCAATTAATAACTTTCGTTCTTGGAATACCTACAAATGGGGTCTAGGCCCTTATATCGAGGGGCTTTTTAGTCAATCCAATTTTGGAATTGTAACAAAAATGGGGCTCTGGTTGCGTCCTATACCTGAAGGATTTGTTTCATGTGTTTTTGAGCTTCATCATAAAGAAGATTTTCCGCTATTAATTAACTCCATCCGTAAACTTCAATTGGATAACCTATTAGTTAGCAAAATACATTTAATTAATGAAGTCGCTACAAAAGCAGTAGCTATCGAAGACTTTATGAATCCAGAGTTGACTTTAGATGGCTACAGCTATTCTTCATGGAGTTTTGCAGCAGGAATCTATGGCCTTAAAAATCACGTTAAAGTGGCTCAGAGCGAAATCAGAAAAGTCTTGTCACCCTTAGGTCGCGTCGAATTTATTGACGAAAAAAAAATTAAAATCATAGTAGGACTCACAAATTTACTTAAAAAATGGCAAAAAAATAGATTTTTAAAGAGCATTTCTCAGTTTTTTTGCAAAAAAATTATTGGAAAACCCTATACATTGCTTGAAATTCTGCCACATGTTCACGCTATCGAAAAAGGATATCCCAGTGACTTTTTTGTGAGGCATGCCTATTTAAAATCTAAAACACCAAAACCAAAAGAAGGATTTGTTAATCCTGTTCGAGATAATTGTGGGCTTATTTGGTTAGGACCAATGGTGCCTATGTTAGGATTAGAAGTAGATCATTTTTTAAAAACTGTTGAGCCTTTATTTAAAAAATACGGGTTTGAAATGTATGTGGCTTTGATGGTAGGAAATGCAAGAACAGCTATTGTGTTGCTATCCATTTTTTATGATAAAACAAATAATACGGAAACTAATAATGCATCCGCATTATATTTTGAAATTGGTGCCTTAACCGAAAAAATGGGATATCAACAGTACAGAACTAGCACAATGTACATGGATAGAATATTTTCTGGCGCGCCTGAATATAAGGAATTTTGTCAGAAGCTTAAAAATGCCATTGATCCAAATGGTATCATGGCTCCAGGTAAATACGGACTTAGCTAA
- a CDS encoding helix-turn-helix domain-containing protein produces the protein MNKTLFNYDDYRLLLHDEFINRSIRNSLYSLRAFARDLKISVGFLSDILNGKSDLSLVKAHKIFEALGYSEQELQYIFNLIKLKISKNKMELFEARNYINKYCTQLKYKKDKSKEKYAKSVKLFFIYGLLENIKQIEIIKKYSSQLNINEKELNLILNEFIEDGYIIEKNNEVVIIQDIYADYSASGILNVFKDFTKLLVEEIIKNGGMHVPDRIFQFGVWGLDESSYQLAVGAHRVFLKSLERLTSNSKGSDYIILTSEILYTLKNQLQP, from the coding sequence ATGAATAAAACTCTGTTTAATTATGACGACTACAGACTGTTACTCCACGATGAATTTATTAATCGATCAATAAGAAATTCATTGTATTCGCTACGAGCCTTTGCTCGTGATTTGAAAATTTCAGTTGGTTTTTTATCTGACATACTGAATGGAAAAAGTGATCTGAGCCTAGTAAAGGCTCATAAAATTTTTGAAGCTCTCGGATATTCAGAACAGGAACTTCAATACATTTTTAATCTAATTAAATTAAAAATATCAAAAAACAAAATGGAATTATTTGAAGCTAGAAATTATATAAACAAATATTGCACTCAGCTGAAGTATAAAAAAGATAAATCCAAAGAAAAATATGCGAAATCAGTTAAACTTTTTTTTATATACGGACTTTTGGAAAATATTAAACAAATTGAAATCATTAAAAAGTATTCTTCTCAGTTAAACATAAATGAAAAAGAATTGAATCTCATTTTAAATGAATTTATTGAAGATGGGTATATTATCGAAAAAAACAATGAAGTCGTCATTATTCAGGATATCTATGCAGATTATTCTGCTTCTGGAATATTGAATGTCTTTAAAGATTTTACTAAGCTATTAGTTGAAGAAATAATCAAAAATGGTGGGATGCACGTCCCAGACCGAATTTTTCAATTTGGAGTTTGGGGCCTAGATGAAAGTTCATATCAACTGGCAGTTGGCGCTCATAGGGTTTTTTTAAAATCGTTAGAAAGGTTGACAAGCAACTCTAAAGGGTCAGACTATATTATTCTGACATCTGAAATTTTATACACTTTAAAAAATCAGCTCCAACCGTAG
- a CDS encoding acyltransferase: MGNYLPTPIATLFYRFLGLKIGKNSFVSGTICDPHLVKIGNNSYTGYRSTLVPHIMEDEFLSHIPIQIGNHVTIGAGSTILAGVEIDDYAIIGAQSLVRKNTKIGKYEIWGGVPAKKISTRNVK, translated from the coding sequence ATGGGAAATTATTTACCTACCCCTATAGCTACCTTATTTTATCGTTTTTTGGGACTAAAGATCGGTAAAAATTCCTTTGTGTCTGGGACCATCTGTGATCCCCATCTTGTTAAAATTGGAAACAATTCCTATACGGGTTACCGCTCAACCTTAGTTCCTCATATAATGGAGGATGAATTTCTTTCCCATATTCCTATTCAAATTGGAAATCATGTGACCATTGGTGCTGGCTCGACAATATTAGCAGGAGTTGAAATTGATGACTATGCCATTATTGGAGCCCAGTCTTTAGTAAGAAAAAATACTAAAATTGGAAAATATGAAATTTGGGGTGGCGTTCCTGCTAAAAAGATTTCCACTCGAAATGTTAAATAA
- the recG gene encoding ATP-dependent DNA helicase RecG: MKKKIPNLTLETPVQYIKGVGPKLGEILGKRGIKTVLDLLENYPRTYEDRRFGVTIAQLQYDQLVSLKAQIIKIQGISLGRTQRKIYDITLKDATGVIHCKFFRIPYKGYFERFKLFQEIRVVGKVINYRGNKEFHHPDLRDMDPEEELQDEIIPIYIEMDGVSSSKWQKIIDSIFLDIYKDPQFLKYDKIPYLVREKNSLIGYTEALKKIHRPPKNEFPLFLESKSESHRRLIFEEFFFLEVFLASKKISLKKEQSLPIILYEEMKKKILQNLPFQLTQGQKQALAEVQGDFLTGHPMHRLVQGDVGCGKTLVAFLSCAIVAENQLQSCLMVPTEILAEQHFKNAQKYLLPAGLRIEILSGKTKNSERKEILEKLARGEIDLLIGTHALIEEDVIFQKLAFVVIDEQHRFGVNQRLRLKQKGPAPHFLIMTATPIPRTLAMTAFGDLDISIINELPPGRAPIQTRVAFQNKRQQALDFLQEQIKKGRQGYMVFPLVEESEKLDLKNATDEYERLKIQYPGIRWALLHGKMKSSEKEEIMNQFRNHQFDVLVSTTVIEVGVDVPNANIMMIEHSERFGLSQLHQLRGRVGRGEHKSFCILLMGYAVSPEAKERVMFMESTTDGFKLAEFDLELRGPGEYLGTKQSGLIGFKIADIVKNQDLLLQARQSAFEILVADPELKFPDNHFIKEYVNKKRNADLG; this comes from the coding sequence ATGAAAAAAAAAATTCCCAATTTGACGCTAGAAACTCCCGTTCAATATATCAAAGGTGTTGGTCCTAAACTGGGAGAGATCCTTGGAAAACGTGGAATTAAAACGGTGTTAGATTTATTGGAAAATTATCCAAGAACCTATGAGGACCGTCGGTTTGGAGTTACGATAGCCCAGCTTCAATATGATCAGCTGGTAAGCCTAAAAGCTCAGATTATAAAAATTCAGGGTATTTCCCTTGGGAGAACTCAACGTAAGATTTATGATATCACTTTAAAAGATGCAACGGGCGTTATTCATTGTAAGTTTTTTCGTATTCCTTATAAAGGGTATTTCGAACGATTTAAACTTTTTCAAGAAATAAGAGTGGTCGGAAAAGTTATTAATTATCGAGGAAATAAAGAGTTTCATCATCCGGATCTTCGTGATATGGACCCTGAAGAAGAATTACAAGATGAAATTATTCCTATTTATATAGAAATGGATGGAGTCAGTAGTTCTAAATGGCAAAAAATAATTGATTCTATTTTTTTGGATATTTACAAGGATCCACAATTTTTAAAATATGATAAAATTCCTTATCTTGTGAGAGAAAAAAATTCTTTAATTGGCTACACGGAGGCCTTAAAAAAAATACACCGACCACCAAAAAATGAATTCCCTCTTTTCTTAGAGTCTAAAAGTGAATCCCATCGACGTTTAATATTTGAGGAGTTCTTTTTTTTAGAAGTTTTTTTGGCTTCAAAAAAAATAAGTTTAAAAAAAGAACAATCTTTACCGATAATCCTTTATGAGGAAATGAAAAAAAAGATCCTTCAAAACTTGCCATTCCAATTAACCCAGGGGCAAAAACAGGCCTTAGCTGAAGTTCAAGGTGATTTTTTGACGGGGCATCCGATGCATCGATTGGTTCAAGGAGATGTGGGGTGTGGTAAAACCTTGGTGGCTTTTCTTTCCTGTGCGATCGTTGCAGAGAATCAGTTACAAAGTTGTCTTATGGTGCCTACAGAGATTTTGGCTGAACAGCATTTTAAAAACGCGCAGAAATATTTGCTTCCTGCAGGCCTTCGGATTGAAATTTTAAGTGGAAAAACGAAAAATTCTGAAAGGAAAGAAATTTTAGAAAAATTAGCAAGAGGTGAAATTGATTTATTGATAGGAACCCATGCGCTAATTGAAGAAGATGTGATCTTTCAAAAATTAGCTTTTGTGGTGATCGACGAGCAACATCGTTTTGGAGTGAATCAACGATTGCGTCTAAAACAAAAAGGCCCAGCCCCTCACTTCTTGATTATGACCGCTACGCCCATCCCTAGAACCCTTGCCATGACTGCCTTTGGTGATCTAGATATCAGTATCATCAATGAGCTTCCCCCTGGAAGGGCCCCCATTCAAACTCGGGTCGCCTTTCAAAATAAACGGCAGCAAGCTTTAGATTTTTTACAGGAGCAAATTAAAAAAGGGCGCCAAGGTTATATGGTTTTTCCGTTGGTTGAAGAAAGTGAAAAGTTGGATTTAAAAAATGCCACTGATGAATACGAGAGATTAAAAATTCAGTATCCCGGAATAAGATGGGCCTTGCTCCATGGTAAAATGAAATCTTCAGAAAAAGAAGAAATCATGAATCAATTTCGCAATCATCAGTTTGACGTTTTAGTTTCCACAACAGTGATCGAAGTCGGGGTCGATGTGCCAAATGCGAATATAATGATGATCGAACATTCCGAGCGTTTTGGTTTATCTCAGTTGCATCAGTTAAGAGGCCGTGTCGGCCGCGGTGAGCATAAAAGCTTTTGCATCCTGCTCATGGGCTATGCCGTGAGTCCAGAAGCGAAGGAAAGAGTGATGTTTATGGAGTCAACCACAGACGGTTTCAAATTAGCCGAATTTGATTTAGAACTCAGAGGTCCTGGAGAGTATTTAGGAACAAAACAATCAGGACTGATCGGTTTTAAAATCGCGGATATCGTGAAGAATCAAGATCTTTTATTGCAAGCAAGACAAAGTGCCTTCGAGATATTAGTTGCTGATCCAGAATTGAAATTTCCAGATAATCATTTTATTAAAGAATACGTGAACAAGAAGAGAAACGCCGATCTGGGGTAA